The nucleotide window CTATAAAGTACGTTTTCCATAATATGTctccataaaaacaaaaacaagcaaacaagaaTTGTaaccaaaatccatccatccgtaaCTGCATAAACATTATTAAATGAATATCTAATTAGCAGCATAAACCAAGCAAAGCATTATTAATATATTTGCTACAGCTCTTTGGAGTTTTAATTCCATTAGTGTGCATATTTTTGGAGACGTGTCAGTAAATGAAGAGTGTATTAAGAAGTTGTTTGGTGTGGGGTTTTTCCCCAACAGTGACACAGACGTCCACACGGTGGCGTCACTGCTCAAGCTGTACTTGCGGGAGCTGCCCGAGCCGGTGGTGCCCTGGACTCAGTACCAAGACTTTTTGGACTGCACCAACCTACTGGACCATGGCAATGACTTAGTATGTTTTAGGATATGTCATGTCATATGTCTCATCATGTTACGCGTATGAAATTCCCAGCACGTTTGTCCTTTTGTGACCAAATAATGTCCTTTCAGAGTCAAGAAAAGTTAGAGAAACAGATCGCCCTCCTCCCTAGAATCAACTACAATCTGTTAAGTTATATCTGCAGGTGAGCTGAAGCATTGTGggatatgaccaaaaaaaaaaaaaatcagtcacaaGAGCAAGAAGTGCCATCGTGTACTTGATTGTTCCGCAGGTTCTTATTTGAGGTTCAGCTCAACTCCAAAGTGAACAAGATGAACGTGGAGAACCTGGCCACAGTGATGGGGATCAACCTGCTCAAACCACAGTTAGAAGACCCCATCTCAGTCATGAAGGGTACCAACATTTCAAACCATCCTTTTTACAACCGCCCGCGGGCAATTTGGAGTCCTCAATGAACTTTACTGTACATGTTTTATAATGTGTGAGGAAAGAGAGAGCAGAGCACTCATATGAGAACATGGAAACTCCATACAGAaattaaaggcaaaaaaaaaagcctggcccctccccccccaaaaaaacttcaaaaaaagaagtcaaaaaaTAGCTGTGTAAGCAATTTAAACCCAGGACGTCAGACTGTGATTTGAAAAGTGCCATCCGAGCATGTGATAATTTATAAGGCATGTCAAGCATTTTCTTCCAATTTTGAAAACCAAAGATAGAAAACTGTAATCAGTGTATTCAATACACAAACTTTATGAAAATTGGCTGTTTCTGCCATTTTGACTGGCTGCAAAATATGCTCGGTGCAGTTCTACACCACTTCAGACAAAATGTACTAATGTGGCCTACTTGTAAATGAACATGACCGTGTCAATCAAACACTCTTGTTTATTTAAAGGCAGAATTATGATGcatattttgatttgatttgatttgattttgatattTTGATATCATTGTTCCACTATTCTGTAATTTTCCACTGttttgttggggggaaaaataaaataaaaaaaattctcaagttTAAATCAGTAAGTGCAAACCCAACTCTTGTCCAATCTCAATTATGCTAGTTAATGTGCGACAGCAATGTGACATGGCAAGCTTGTTTTCATTTCTTAACTATTGTAtatttagtagggatgtcacgataagggcaatatcgtgatatcgcgatattaatgtcgtcgtcgtcatgctcacaatatttaaaaggaacacatctgttaaaaaagtcagtttgatttccatttgtgcagatctagcaccctctagtggctagtttattagtgcaatttaattttcatgagggatgttttggccttctatgtttaaaatcgatgctaattgtcagttGAAGTGGAACCGAATTTGGTTGtcaagcgatcaatgtgtgcttgcattaccaagtaagtgcctcaatattgttattagagattggaggtggtttatatgcattgctgttatgtacaaaagcacaatattgtttttttttttagtatgagctctttttttttttttacattattgtgatcttttttaaatatcgccaacgcccccacaatatcgtgacaattatcgtatcgtgaccttcatatcgtaataatatcgtatcgtgatgtttggatattgttacatccctaatatttagaCAACTCCGAACTTTTAATCTGTTCGATTCCCATTGTTTTCTATACACAGGTGGCCATACAAATACAGTAATGACAACAtttaatatgaattaagcagtatGACTACACATACAGTAATGATGATTTTATCTCATCAGAATGGGACCTTAATTGGTCTGTGTTTGTTTCCTTCTCAGCAACTCCTCACATCCAGAAGTTGATGACGGTGATGATCCGACAACACGAGACTTTGTTCCCTCTCTGCAACGACGTGCCTCCGTCTCCTCCCTCCAACAAGGCCGACAACAATAAGAACTCGCCTCGCAACCTTGTGGGCTGGGGCTCGACTGAGGTACAGTAATACCCGGGCggacgtttttattttcaatgcatGCTCTGGTACTCAAAGTAAACCTAACACTTGACAAATTACGATGGAGTCACAATTTCCAGAAATGCAACATATTTTACACCACTACCATGCATACATAATATTGGTAAAGGAACAGGCggcttatgaaaaactaaccagctattttgtgaaatggttcatttcaactcttgcctgaaaaaattgtcaattgatgttgagcgattatgattttatagtactTTTAAAACGCTTTTACTGCCatacgttattaaaaaaaaaacaacccccaatgtcagcggatttcgagcattttaactcatttttcgaagcaaacagaatattgtgttctttttgctacatatacaacatgggtaccacaagaacgatcgcattccattctttcattagaaaaaaaaaggatgtttctaccttattccgttttttttagtaatcaccatttgaaaataggtcatttgagtgacattgagccaaaattgaaaagaaaagatacatttcctccacaacagtgactttgatactaatattatttgtttaagtgacactccgtcaaattaggtttaacgtaaaaaaggctttgatcattcacgtcagccttgaaaacgttctatttcatcagattgcgtcgtTTCATCgcaattcgcagctctagttagggcccgagcagctaccgctgccatctgctggccatagttagtgggtgtttttgattttacaactcattgacccggctgcgcttcacttggatgttgcactgaccactgatatatttaaaaaaaaaaaaaaaaagtagttgacgtcactgaacgtttatggcggcatacatcgtgattttattaaacgttattaaacgtttttggcggtcaaagagttaatgaatatttttgcattaactcaactcaactcaagtttatttataaagcgctttcaaacagcctgaactgtcacaaagcgctttacagaaagacaagaACGGTATCAgccactttttttctagatggccctggttgatctcctttacgctgctgccacctgctggccgtttgtgtaataacccccatttctgcaaccgttctttgcagttgagaggctgcatcaaagccttatgtttgctctaccataaaaaaacaaaacaaaaaaagcaacgtataaatacgtctttgggacacttaaaactaggggtgttaaaaaaaatcgattcggcgatatatcgcgatactacatcgcgcgattctcgaatcgattaaaaaaatcgttgtttttttttttttttttttttttttaagagctcagaattgttcattcggtagtcttaccgattcaacgtcttatcatcattgcctttttttttttctaccgtcTGCAAGTTGcgttagtaaaatcacaatgtatgccaccataaacgttaaatgatgtcaagtatgttgttttcgtttttgttttgttttgttttttatcaataGCCAGTTCACTGCCTAAGTGCAGcacgtgctgcctggtcagtgagttgtggaatcaaaaacacccgctATCTCTGGTCAGCAGATGGTAGCATCGTATCTCTCTTAAATGGGCTCATtgcgtatgaaattacaatgaaacatgatgaaagctgatgaaattgaatgtttaaggatgatgtaaatgatcaaagcctttgtcatattaaagtttttttttttgataacgtgtggcagtcaaagagttaatacatTTAGCATCTGTTATATGTTATATTTTGGATAAATATTTATGCGATGACACTGCGTTTTTgtatcatatttatttaataattttgatGTTATAGTGGTGGTTTTAAGAGGTGAATTTAGTTGGATAAGTTCCCACTCACAATGCAGAGAAAATGGCTTTAGGATTGTTCACTTTAAAACATTACATCACATAATTCATATTTGTGTTGCAGATGGGTGATACTTCTTTCTCCGAGTCTACAGATGTGGAGAAAAATGACCTGCGAGGAAACCGCGGCGCTCCAGATGTGCTGCAAGATTCGACGCCAACTTCCCACAACTGGCCCGGGAGCCCCCGCAAACGTACCCAAACGCTGCCCACCTTCAGCTGCCCCCTCACGGGGATGGCGGCAAAAGCCGGCGCCATCAGCCGCTGGGGTCGCATCCAGGATCTAGTGGAAGAGAAGAGCGGGACGTTGTCGGAGGACATCTTCAAGATCCTGGACCTCCGCAGTTCGGgatctttttttaaaggctCCGCCACAAGCATCAAGGAGGGAGACGTGAAGTTCGCAGAGCAAGATGGAACCAGTAAGAAGGCGTCCGTTACTTCGAGCTCCCAAAAAACTGAGAGTGACTCCCGGCCTGCTTGTGCCCAGAAGATTGTTGAGCCCTTGACAGGAAGTGCTTTAAGTCAGGAGGTCAACAACAGGACTCAACAGAATAGAGACAACCGGCAGTCTTTTGACAGGTGAGGATTAACATtgcatttaccgtattttcacgactataaggcgcaccttcaatgaatgacatattttcaaactttttccatatataaggcgctacagtagaggctggggttacgttatgcatccattagatggtgctgcgctaaagggaatgtcaacaaaacagtcagataggtcagtcaaactttattaatagattacaaagcagctttctgacaactccattcactcccaaaatgaataatcagctgttttattattttctccgaggtaggggtgttaaaaaaaaatcgattcggcgatatatcgcgatactacatcgcgcgattctcgaatcgattcaattaaaaaaaatcgatttttttttttttttttttttttttttttttttttttaagagctcagaattgttcattcggtagtcttaccgattcaacgtcttatcatcattgcctttttttttttcttttttttttgtgtgtgtgtgaatcgatttttaaacttccatttttaatggaaaaatattcaacaaaacgtctgacttcgggttaggattcacaccttgagcatggaagaatgttatatgaacggaacattaagccttaatattttattttaatgctgttcaaacatgaaacagattacaacctctataagactgaaatttcagataaataaataatacattttcatataaatcttacactctacaagcttactgatgagtattttctaaatttgaatgaaaaaaaatcgcaacaatcgacttataaattcgtatcgggattaatcggtatcgaatcgaatcgtgacctgtgaatcgtgatacgaatcgaatcgtcaggtactaggcaattcacacccctactccgaggtaaagtattagtattagctagcgcatgtgcgtcaccgatcgtgcaggatcAACgctagcgtcttgacagcaaaGTTGTTTAGTGCCAGTAAAAACGATAGATCCCCTCGGGCCATGGTAAAAAGTACCATTCAACTACTTTTACGTCGATGTTTCATAAgagttgtgaaaatattttattaagattgaaaagttccttagtgctactttaacAGTTGGACATACGCTGATAAATCAAAAATTGCCTGTTACGTTTAtagcagatggatggatggatgattagtttctctttttttttctttttttatttattttttttatttattagctGCCCTCCAAAAGGTTATTTGCATGCCACTGTTATGCGTTGTCTCTTGCAGTATGCAGCAGGAGATGAAGGAACTGAGGGCCACTGTGGTTGAGCTTCAGTCTACTCTGGAGGCGGAGCGCCGCCGTGTGGCAGCTTTGGAAATCTGCCTCCGAAATGCCGAGCGGAGCCGCGATGAAGCTCAGACGCGAAATGAAGAGCTGCGGCAGGAGGTTCAGCAGTTCCTTGGTGGAAAGCTGCAAACTCCTACTTAACAgttgggacatttttttttgtttttttgtttagagtTGGTGGCCTTTGTTGTGTAATTGTTGTGTGCACAGTTGAGACGTTTTTGGTGGCTCCAGTCCTATGAGAGCAATCTGTTAAGTAGATTGATATTTCCAAATGTTAGCTAAGAACTTACATTCCTTTAATTCCTTCCCCCAGTTAGttcatttgttcccaataacgtataaatacgtttttttatgttctaa belongs to Festucalex cinctus isolate MCC-2025b chromosome 5, RoL_Fcin_1.0, whole genome shotgun sequence and includes:
- the arhgap25 gene encoding rho GTPase-activating protein 25 produces the protein MSLKLPRNWDFSTFKVETARIARSKSILSGEGSSGPTAASPRASKSMERPLKAGWLKKQQRSLVKNWHQRYFVLRGNTLTYHKDDRETTILGFIQLQFSKVNELPSNADEPGKYIFEIIPGTNADKERCPHVFMANSQTDLDEWVRTLRRAIGAPSGVFGKSLRDTVMYEQRFGPHVVPILVQKCVEYIQEHGLSEEGIFRLPGQDNAVKQFRDAFDAGERPSFPSDTDVHTVASLLKLYLRELPEPVVPWTQYQDFLDCTNLLDHGNDLSQEKLEKQIALLPRINYNLLSYICRFLFEVQLNSKVNKMNVENLATVMGINLLKPQLEDPISVMKATPHIQKLMTVMIRQHETLFPLCNDVPPSPPSNKADNNKNSPRNLVGWGSTEMGDTSFSESTDVEKNDLRGNRGAPDVLQDSTPTSHNWPGSPRKRTQTLPTFSCPLTGMAAKAGAISRWGRIQDLVEEKSGTLSEDIFKILDLRSSGSFFKGSATSIKEGDVKFAEQDGTSKKASVTSSSQKTESDSRPACAQKIVEPLTGSALSQEVNNRTQQNRDNRQSFDSMQQEMKELRATVVELQSTLEAERRRVAALEICLRNAERSRDEAQTRNEELRQEVQQFLGGKLQTPT